The following coding sequences lie in one Babylonia areolata isolate BAREFJ2019XMU chromosome 7, ASM4173473v1, whole genome shotgun sequence genomic window:
- the LOC143284170 gene encoding glutamate receptor ionotropic, kainate 2-like isoform X1: protein MARLPLVIGVLFLVIVACRPSSSARYRIGLIPWGNVNKKVLEAALPDSFTVITVPTGRGKSPYERVKIIYSFLESRNLLALVGPYKEEVGLAAESQRLPYLSVTDLTSETRDYTLELSPDMADIGKAVHDVVHFYSWSKISVFYDDDRGVPLLENLMTNHTMTVRGWRLPRLAQDGQVKRYLVEMRKVQAETSVVLCNRDNTRKILEQARQLAMLSTPPYQWIFYDPGLEATDLLLSFSDVPVNFTVLSRLPLSPISSTPPGLSRLDHYYVMEAADVLMSVHHDFRNKSAGGAGNGAREKDDFRKKLFDIQGHRKDFTLYLMKLSGDLQLKEFGKWRSRLELYQNMNTVKLDLDHTARVVMIEDPPFTMKRVDFSSRKGNDRFEGFAVDLLEEIAKMLKFDYEIYLVHDGKFGSKQSDGQWNGMIGELLAGNATMSVAPMSINSEREEAVDFTKPFMTRYINVVMRVPRRKTLHFEFLKALSLHVWISVLLAFLVVSVVLYVLEKPLTCCFSASSRCSASPSSPREGWRHRDPPHTMRESFFVIIGTVLQGSTDFTPGTVAGRILISSWMFFALILTSSYTANLAAFLTVKQINTPIWSVMDLAKQTHIKYGTVKSSGVVAFFKNTKDDKYAKMWAQMSVTDHDSMLENTSVAFTKVKEEDYAFFWDSTVNKYHAMKDCDLMEIGPRFSPKGFGIGVPPGATYREELTMAILRLSDQGRLQELKTKYWGARTCPDLSKPSTDETSELGIENVAGVFFILGGGIIIATVVCLVEYVARKLCASQQDSQTTPKQPDPHGTSNPHHLTSSC, encoded by the exons ATGGCGAGACTTCCACTTGTCATCGGAGTTCTCTTCCTGGTCATCGTGGCTTGTCGTCCATCTTCATCCGCGCGTTACAGAATTG GCCTCATACCCTGGGGAAACGTCAACAAGAAAGTGTTGGAGGCGGCACTGCCAGACTCCTTCACCGTCATCACCGTTCCCACGGGGAGGGGCAAGTCTCCCTACGAGCGCGTGAAAATAA TATACTCGTTCCTGGAGTCACGGAACCTTCTGGCTCTGGTGGGGCCTTACAAGGAAGAGGTGGGACTGGCGGCGGAGTCACAGCGCCTCCCTTACCTGTCCGTCACGGACTTGACGTCAGAGACACGTGACTACACGCTGGAGTTGTCTCCCGACATGGCGGACATAGGCAAAGCCGTTCACGATGTGGTCCACTTCTACTCGTGGAGCAAGATCAGCGTCTTCTACGATGATGACAGAG GCGTGCCATTGCTGGAGAATCTGATGACGAACCACACGATGACGGTGCGGGGATGGAGGCTGCCCCGCCTGGCGCAGGACGGGCAGGTGAAGAGGTATCTGGTGGAGATGAGAAAGGTCCAGGCAGAGACCTCTGTTGTCCTCTGCAACAGGGACAACACTCGCAAGATCCTCGAGCAG GCACGCCAGCTGGCCATGCTGTCCACCCCTCCTTACCAGTGGATCTTCTACGACCCGGGCCTGGAGGCTACAGACCTGCTGTTGTCCTTCAGTGACGTCCCCGTCAACTTTACCGTCCTCTCCCGACTCCCCCTCAGCCCCATCTCCAGCACCCCGCCCGGCCTAAGCCGCCTCGATCATTATTACGTCATGGAGGCCGCGGATGTGCTGATGTCAGTCCACCATGACTTCAGGAACAAGAGTGCCGGCGGCGCTGGTAATGGTGCCCGGGAGAAG gaCGACTTTCGCAAAAAGCTGTTTGACATTCAAGGACATCGCAAAGATTTCACGCTGTATTTGATGAAACTGAGTGGTGATCTGCAGCTTAAAGAG tTCGGCAAGTGGCGTTCAAGGTTGGAGCTGTACCAGAACATGAACACAGTGAAGCTTGATCTGGACCACACCGCTCGTGTGGTCATGATTGAg GATCCGCCCTTTACGATGAAGAGGGTTGACTTCTCCTCCCGCAAGGGCAACGACCGCTTTGAGGGATTCGCTGTGGACCTTCTTGAAGAGATTGCCAAAATGCTGAAGTTTGATTATGAGATCTACCTGGTGCACGACGGAAAGTTCGGCTCCAAGCAGAGTGACGGCCAGTGGAACGGCATGATTGGGGAACTGCTAGCTGGG AACGCCACCATGTCTGTGGCCCCCATGAGCATCAACTCTGAACGGGAGGAGGCGGTGGACTTCACCAAGCCCTTCATGACCCGCTATATCAACGTCGTCATGAGGGTGCCCCGCAGGAAGACCCTTCACTTCGAG ttcCTGAAAGCTCTGTCTCTCCACGTGTGGATCAGCGTCCTGCTCGCCTTCCTCGTCGTCTCGGTCGTCCTGTATGTGCTGGAGAAGCCCCTCACCTGCtgcttctccgcctcctcccggTGCagtgcctccccctcctccccaagagAGGGCTGGAGACACCGTGACCCTCCCCATACGATGCGAGAGTCGTTCTTTGTCATCATCGGAACTGTACTGCAAGGCAGCACCGATTTTACGCCTGGCACTGTAGCCG GCCGCATCCTGATAAGCTCGTGGATGTTCTTCGCGCTGATCCTGACCTCGTCCTACACGGCCAACCTGGCGGCCTTCCTGACCGTGAAGCAGATCAACACGCCCATCTGGTCTGTCATGGACCTCGCTAAGCAGACACACATCAAGTACGGCACCGTGAAGAGCAGCGGAGTTGTGGCAttcttcaag AACACCAAGGATGACAAATATGCCAAGATGTGGGCCCAAATGTCAGTGACTGATCATGATTCCATGTTGGAGAACACCTCGGTCGCTTTCACCAAG gtgaaggaggaggactACGCATTCTTTTGGGACTCAACAGTGAACAAGTACCATGCCATGAAGGACTGTGACTTGATGGAGATCGGACCCCGCTTCTCCCCCAAAGGCTTCGGCATTGGGGTGCCGCCAGGGGCCACGTACCGCGAGGAGCTCACCATGGCCATCCTCAGACTGAGCGATCAGGGACGACTGCAAGAGCTGAAAACCAA ATACTGGGGTGCCCGGACCTGCCCGGACCTGTCCAAGCCCTCAACAGACGAGACGAGCGAACTGGGGATAGAGAACGTGGCCGGCGTCTTCTTCATCCTCGGCGGCGGCATCATCATCGCCACTGTCGTCTGTTTGGTGGAATATGTGGCACGTAAGCTGTGCGCTTCAcagcag GACTCCCAAACCACACCAAAACAGCCAGACCCACATGGGACGTCAAACCCACACCACCTGACGTCATCATGCTGA
- the LOC143284170 gene encoding glutamate receptor ionotropic, kainate 2-like isoform X2 produces MARLPLVIGVLFLVIVACRPSSSARYRIGLIPWGNVNKKVLEAALPDSFTVITVPTGRGKSPYERVKIIYSFLESRNLLALVGPYKEEVGLAAESQRLPYLSVTDLTSETRDYTLELSPDMADIGKAVHDVVHFYSWSKISVFYDDDRGVPLLENLMTNHTMTVRGWRLPRLAQDGQVKRYLVEMRKVQAETSVVLCNRDNTRKILEQARQLAMLSTPPYQWIFYDPGLEATDLLLSFSDVPVNFTVLSRLPLSPISSTPPGLSRLDHYYVMEAADVLMSVHHDFRNKSAGGAGNGAREKDDFRKKLFDIQGHRKDFTLYLMKLSGDLQLKEFGKWRSRLELYQNMNTVKLDLDHTARVVMIENATMSVAPMSINSEREEAVDFTKPFMTRYINVVMRVPRRKTLHFEFLKALSLHVWISVLLAFLVVSVVLYVLEKPLTCCFSASSRCSASPSSPREGWRHRDPPHTMRESFFVIIGTVLQGSTDFTPGTVAGRILISSWMFFALILTSSYTANLAAFLTVKQINTPIWSVMDLAKQTHIKYGTVKSSGVVAFFKNTKDDKYAKMWAQMSVTDHDSMLENTSVAFTKVKEEDYAFFWDSTVNKYHAMKDCDLMEIGPRFSPKGFGIGVPPGATYREELTMAILRLSDQGRLQELKTKYWGARTCPDLSKPSTDETSELGIENVAGVFFILGGGIIIATVVCLVEYVARKLCASQQDSQTTPKQPDPHGTSNPHHLTSSC; encoded by the exons ATGGCGAGACTTCCACTTGTCATCGGAGTTCTCTTCCTGGTCATCGTGGCTTGTCGTCCATCTTCATCCGCGCGTTACAGAATTG GCCTCATACCCTGGGGAAACGTCAACAAGAAAGTGTTGGAGGCGGCACTGCCAGACTCCTTCACCGTCATCACCGTTCCCACGGGGAGGGGCAAGTCTCCCTACGAGCGCGTGAAAATAA TATACTCGTTCCTGGAGTCACGGAACCTTCTGGCTCTGGTGGGGCCTTACAAGGAAGAGGTGGGACTGGCGGCGGAGTCACAGCGCCTCCCTTACCTGTCCGTCACGGACTTGACGTCAGAGACACGTGACTACACGCTGGAGTTGTCTCCCGACATGGCGGACATAGGCAAAGCCGTTCACGATGTGGTCCACTTCTACTCGTGGAGCAAGATCAGCGTCTTCTACGATGATGACAGAG GCGTGCCATTGCTGGAGAATCTGATGACGAACCACACGATGACGGTGCGGGGATGGAGGCTGCCCCGCCTGGCGCAGGACGGGCAGGTGAAGAGGTATCTGGTGGAGATGAGAAAGGTCCAGGCAGAGACCTCTGTTGTCCTCTGCAACAGGGACAACACTCGCAAGATCCTCGAGCAG GCACGCCAGCTGGCCATGCTGTCCACCCCTCCTTACCAGTGGATCTTCTACGACCCGGGCCTGGAGGCTACAGACCTGCTGTTGTCCTTCAGTGACGTCCCCGTCAACTTTACCGTCCTCTCCCGACTCCCCCTCAGCCCCATCTCCAGCACCCCGCCCGGCCTAAGCCGCCTCGATCATTATTACGTCATGGAGGCCGCGGATGTGCTGATGTCAGTCCACCATGACTTCAGGAACAAGAGTGCCGGCGGCGCTGGTAATGGTGCCCGGGAGAAG gaCGACTTTCGCAAAAAGCTGTTTGACATTCAAGGACATCGCAAAGATTTCACGCTGTATTTGATGAAACTGAGTGGTGATCTGCAGCTTAAAGAG tTCGGCAAGTGGCGTTCAAGGTTGGAGCTGTACCAGAACATGAACACAGTGAAGCTTGATCTGGACCACACCGCTCGTGTGGTCATGATTGAg AACGCCACCATGTCTGTGGCCCCCATGAGCATCAACTCTGAACGGGAGGAGGCGGTGGACTTCACCAAGCCCTTCATGACCCGCTATATCAACGTCGTCATGAGGGTGCCCCGCAGGAAGACCCTTCACTTCGAG ttcCTGAAAGCTCTGTCTCTCCACGTGTGGATCAGCGTCCTGCTCGCCTTCCTCGTCGTCTCGGTCGTCCTGTATGTGCTGGAGAAGCCCCTCACCTGCtgcttctccgcctcctcccggTGCagtgcctccccctcctccccaagagAGGGCTGGAGACACCGTGACCCTCCCCATACGATGCGAGAGTCGTTCTTTGTCATCATCGGAACTGTACTGCAAGGCAGCACCGATTTTACGCCTGGCACTGTAGCCG GCCGCATCCTGATAAGCTCGTGGATGTTCTTCGCGCTGATCCTGACCTCGTCCTACACGGCCAACCTGGCGGCCTTCCTGACCGTGAAGCAGATCAACACGCCCATCTGGTCTGTCATGGACCTCGCTAAGCAGACACACATCAAGTACGGCACCGTGAAGAGCAGCGGAGTTGTGGCAttcttcaag AACACCAAGGATGACAAATATGCCAAGATGTGGGCCCAAATGTCAGTGACTGATCATGATTCCATGTTGGAGAACACCTCGGTCGCTTTCACCAAG gtgaaggaggaggactACGCATTCTTTTGGGACTCAACAGTGAACAAGTACCATGCCATGAAGGACTGTGACTTGATGGAGATCGGACCCCGCTTCTCCCCCAAAGGCTTCGGCATTGGGGTGCCGCCAGGGGCCACGTACCGCGAGGAGCTCACCATGGCCATCCTCAGACTGAGCGATCAGGGACGACTGCAAGAGCTGAAAACCAA ATACTGGGGTGCCCGGACCTGCCCGGACCTGTCCAAGCCCTCAACAGACGAGACGAGCGAACTGGGGATAGAGAACGTGGCCGGCGTCTTCTTCATCCTCGGCGGCGGCATCATCATCGCCACTGTCGTCTGTTTGGTGGAATATGTGGCACGTAAGCTGTGCGCTTCAcagcag GACTCCCAAACCACACCAAAACAGCCAGACCCACATGGGACGTCAAACCCACACCACCTGACGTCATCATGCTGA